The sequence ACATCTGATCCAAATAAATTTATTATTAACCCTAACCTCCACTCCCTGGGACTAAACACGTAGAGAGTGTGCCTGGTATTGGTAAATGCGTAGCTAAAAAACTAATTAGTTTTTTACCTGAATTAGGGAATAAAAATTATAGTAGTAATGAATTGTCAGCAATTGTAGGGATAGCTCCTTATGCCCGTGATAGTGGTAATAAGCAAGGACGAAGATTTATTAGAGGTGGCAGAAAAATACCACGAGATGCTTTATATATGGCGGTATTGGCTGGTAAAAACGGTGTCAAAAATGGTTTTCAATATTTGAAAGCTTTATATGATAGGCTTGTTAACAATTTTAAACCTAAAAAGGTTGCTATAGTTGCATGTATGCGTAAACTACTTGAAGTATGCCATAAACTTATTCAACAAAAACGTTGTTTTGTTATTTAGATAAATATTTTTATTTTTTTGAAAATTTAGATAAAAGATAATTGCTGTTAACAAAGCTTATTTAGTTGGTGAATAAAGTCTTTTTTGCTGCAAATTATAAGATTTTTTTGAAATAGGTACACTATTCCAGCAAAAATCTTATTAATTTTCGCTAAAAAATCCATTAATTCATCAATTAAATAAGCTTTGTTAACAGTGTCTAATCTATCAGGTAAGCTAGAAGATTTATATGATAAAATTTACTGTATGCGTGGAGATATGGAAAATCGTATAAAAGAGCAACAGTTAGAGCTGTTTGCCGATCGCACTTCATGCCATAAATGGTGGGCTAATCAACTCAGACTAATTTTATCGAGCCTTGCCTATACATTAGTAGAATATATACGTGACAAGTTTTTGCAGGGTACTGAATTAGCTAAAGCACAGGTAGGAACGATACGTTTGAAATTGTTCAAAATCGGAGCAGTAATTATTCGCAATAGCAGACGTATCAAGTTTCTGCTATCTTCTTCATATCCTTATCAACATATATGGAATGATATATTGCAGGTTTTAGCTCTAGAATGAGCTAAATTAGCACTGTTCCCGGTGCTTAGATAAAATGGGGTAAGGGGGGATTTTATCTAAAATCAGAAAATTATCGATTTTAGAGCATTTTTACCCCCTTTTCTCTACTTTGCTAATTTTTAATTTTCAAAATTCATACAACCATACCATAAACCTCTTCTCATGCAATATTCAGGCTAACCAGAATAAGTTCTATATAATTCCTTTGTCATTGCGAGGAGCTACTTCAGTGGCGATGGCAACGAAGCAATCAAAAAGACCTGAAGTGGATTGTTTCGTCATGCTTACACACTCCTCGCAATGACCGCCGGGATGTTTTCCTGTGACTTTTAAATGTCATGCGTAAGATAATGGTATGGAACTACCCTATATACAGAATGAATAGCAGTTGTTATTCTTCTAGATTTAATGTTTAATGTATTAAAACAACAATAGGGAGTCCTAAAATGGAATATAACATAATAGGAATAGATTTAGCAAAAAATATTTTTCATTTGCATGCAGTAAATAAATATGGAAAAAATATTTTTAAGAAAAAATTAACAAGAGAAAAGTTTTTAGATTTTATGGCTAACCAACCAAAATCATTAGTGGGAATGGAAGCATGTGGAGGTTCTAATCATTGGGTTAGAGAGATAACAAAATTTGGTCATGATGTCAAGTTGATGGCACCACAATTTGTTAAACCATATGTTAAAAGCAACAAAAATGATTTTAAAGATGCAGAAGCAATATGCGAAGCGGTAGGTCGTCCTACGATGAGATTTGTGCCAATAAAATCGGTAGAGCAACAGGATGTGTTGTCTATCCACCGGGTTCGAGAAAGATTGGTAAAAAATCGTACAGCATTGGCAAATGAGATTAGGGGTTTATTGCATGAATTTGGCGTAACTATACGCAAGAGGAGTAAATAAAATAATTAGCCATGTAAATACAGCTATGGACGGCAATAAACTGAGTAATAAGAGTAAAGAAACATTTGGTTTATTACTGGAAGAATTTAGAGATAATAATAAGAGAATTATAGATTTAGAAAAACGATTAAATCAGATTGCTAAAAATAATGAGAACCATGCTAAATTAATGGCAATACCAGGGTTAGGTTTAATAACTGCAACGGCATTAACAGCCTCAATTGGCAATGCAGCAAATTTTGAAAATGGTAGACAATTATCAGCATGGCTTGGTTTAGTGCCAAAACAGCACTCAACTGGTGGGAAAGAAAGATTGCTAGGAATTAGTAAAAGAGGCGATGTATATTTACGTAATTTATTAATCCATGGCGCCCGGTCTGTTTTTACCGTTAGGGTATTAAGAACTAAGAAACTGGATAAAGTAACAGATGATAAGAGCAAATTCACTGATTGGATGCTTAAACTACAAGAGAGACGAGGTTATAATACTAGTGTAGTGGCGGTGGCAAATAAATTAGCAAGAGTAGTATTTGCGGTACTGAGAAATGATCAGCCATATAGTGAAACAAAAGTATGTTACTAAAAGTTTAATATTAATTATTTTTATAAAGGTGGCTGATTTTTTAAAAATTTAAAAAAATAAGGTTTAAATTTTAAAAAATCAGCGGTTGGAATAAAATAATTAAAGTAAGGAATTCCTACCAGGAATATGCGAGAGATGATAATATTGATGGTGAATAAGACAAACCTTAGCTTACGAAAAAACTGTTTTACTCATAGGCTCAAATGAAGTCGTTAAGGTGATAATGTTAAAGTTCGTAAGTTAGCGAATTCCATCAGGGCTATGGCACTTTATTGAGCCTTAAGTCGAATACATGACTGCATTTGCTTTTTTTCTGTCAAGTATTATTTTTTTTTCTTGCATTTTTGGGTAGTTCCATACATGAGTAACTAACAAAAAACATTAGTAGGCATGGAAGAATGTGGTGGTTTCAATCATTAGGCTAAAAAATAGTAAATTTTGTTCACACCTAAAATAAAACAAATTAGTTGCTTTAAGGCAAAATATTATCTAGCATCAAATACTAGTTATCATTTAAGAATGAGGGGGGAATGAGTAAAGACAGAAATTCTAGAGAATATTTTGAGTATTATGAAGATTTTAAAGATAAGATAAAGGGAGTTAGGGATGCATTAAAGGGTGCTGGAACAGTATATCTAGATGAAACAGCTCAATCTTTACTTGAAATCGTAAAGGGAACTTTAAAAGACAGTGCAGTCAGTTTTGATGCTAAAAAAAATATATTAGAGGGATTTGCTGAAATAATTAGAAATAATACAGAAGAACAAAACGAGTTGCCAGAATCTGACAAAATAGAAGTGCAATCGGAAGTGTTTGATAAATTTGCTGAAAAATTGGCAGAATCTATACAGAATGGAACAATTTCTGAAAATTGGCAGAAATATGTGGAGCAGTTGCAGGAAATCGTTACTGCTACCAAACCTCAAGAACGTACTCAGGACATCTTTTGCTTACCAGATGAGGAAAAAACACCTATAGAATTAGATAATTCTTCGATTGATATTCCTTCTTTTTCTGTTGATGATCTTAATGTTGATCCTATAACCCAAGCAATTAGAACCCAGATATTGACCAAGCAGAGAGAGATAATAGCGGAAGCTTTGGTAACTAATAATATAGCAAAACCAGAAGAACTTGATGATTTAAATAAGTTTCGTACATACTTTGAAAATGAACAAAATAAAGAAAAAGTCAGTGAATTTCTAAAAAAAGATGAAAATTTAAAACATACTTTAGAACAAGTTGAAATTTCTGGCTATAAAAGCGTTCATACGCAGTTTGCTGGTAGATTCAGTACTATGGAATGGCAGGATGGAGTTGCGCAAAATGCTGGTGGTATTAAACAACAGATCGTACGAGATGCAAATGGTCGTGAGATTGCTACATTAATAGAGACAACACACCAGATAAATCCTCCTCATACAGTACAAAAAAGTGATGGTACTAACGTAACAATTCGCAATTATAGAACGATAGATTTTCCGATAACGCTTGAGAATAAGAATGGTCCGATGCATTTATCATTAGCTGTCAAGGATCAGAATGGTAGGAATATTGCGGCAAGTAATGCTGTATACTTTACTGCTCACTATGATGATAATGGTAAACTTGTCGAGGTCAGCTCACCACATCCAGTTAAGTTTACTGGAAATAGCCCTGATGCAATTGGTTATATAGAACATGGTGGACAAATCTATACCTTACCAGTAACGCAAGCAAAATATAAAGCAATGATGCAAGAAGTTGCCAAAAACCTAGAGCACGGCGTGGATATTTCACCATCTATCGAGTCTGCCGAAGCACCTGATTTTACCGTAACTTCTAGACAGAAGATTGAAGAACAACAGTCGCATAAAGTACAAGAGACTATGATGCCTACTAATATCAAAAGGGAAGAAGTAGCATCAAAGGTTGATATTCCCGCATATCCTAAAGAACAGCAAGTTATTAGAGAGGAGAGGATAGAGTCTGTAGCTAAATCTCAAACTATGTCAAGAAACAGTGACTTTAGTCCAGTAGTAGTAGATCAAGTTGAAAACATTAAAGCCAATTTATTAAAATTACGACAGCCAAGTATTCCAGCTCGAAAGAATGATGAGGATATTGCAAAATTAGCAGGAATTTTGTCTAAAAATTTGTTAGGAAAAGATACTGAAGAACAAAAAAATCATATTGATAAAGAATTAAAAAATTTATCAACCCCTCAACAAATAAAGCTATTGCAGGAATTAGCAAAGACTATAGCAGAGAAAAGAGGAGAAGAACTTAAGAGAATTGATGTGGGAGAACGAAAAGCAGATGTAGATCCGGTTAGATTAATAACAGAAAATAGGGAAGTAGGTAAAGACGGATTAGCAAAAATAGGACAGAAGCAACGAAGAGCAGAACATGCTAATATTAAAGATGATGTAAAGTTACAAGCACTTATACATGATAAAATTAATGCAATATCCAAGAAAACAACTGTTGTTCCTAAGATTAAAAGTGCAGGAAGTTTTCAAAGTATGTAAATGTAATAATGATGGATTAATATATTATACCCTAAATTTTTTATTTTGTAGTGAAAGTGTAATTCAATATAATGTACCAATTTAAGGAAAAAAGCTGTTCTCTAATCTGTCATTGTGAGTAGACACTTTAGTGGCGCCGAAGCAATCCAAAAGGCCAGAAGTGAAGTTCTTCGTCAACCTACGGTCTTTCTAGCAATGACATAGAGGTTATCTAGAACATTGGCGGGTTAGCTTACTATAGGAGTATATTTTGTCTTGCTGCTTTAACTGTGTTCTTGAGTAAAAAAGCAACAGTCATTGGTCCAACACCGCCAGGAACAGGTGATATATATCGTACTTTATCTACAACATTTGGGAAATCAACGTCTCCTACCATCTTGTCACTATGGCTAAGTTTACTAATACCAACGTCAAGCACTATAGATTGAGAGTTAAAATATTCTTCGGTTAAGGTCAAAGGGGAGCCGATAGCTGATATTACTATGTCAGCACGGGAAGTTATAGAATTTAAGTTTTGAGTTTTTGAGTGACATATCGTCACAGTACAATCTTCTCTCACTAGTAAAGCTGCTAATGGTTTTCCTACAATATTAGAACGTCCTATAACTACAGCATTTTTGCCAGCTAAATTTTTCTCAACGTGTTTAAGTAATTCAATGCAGCCAAGGGCCGTACAGGGTATAAGGCCATTGCCTGAGTTACTATGTAGGTATCCAACATTTATAGGGTGAAAACCATCAACATCTTTGCTAGGGTCAATAGCAGATAAGATCAAATTTTTATTGATATGTTGGGGTAAGGGAAGCTGTACTATGATCCCAGAGATATTCGAGTCATTATTGAGTATATTGATTTCATTCAGTATATGGTCAATTTGAATTTCATTAGATAAATTTATTTGCAAAGCATTCATACCAATTTTTGTAGCGGCTTTTAGTTTATTTCTTACATATATACTACTAGCTGGATTATCACCCACTAGTATAATAGCAAGAGTTGGTATCAACTGATATTGCTCTTTGAGCAAGTTGATTTCTATCTTTAGTTTAGATAATATTTGTTCTGCAAAATATTTACCGTTGATTATATTGCCGTATTCTTTCACTATTTATTCGCTCCCTATTTGTACAGGGTAGTTTAAAAATTTTAGGAAAAACAATTGGTGTCATTGCGAGGAGGCGTAAGACGCACAACTGTCGAAAGTTAGAAGGGGGGGGGGTTAAATAGGGTAACGTCATTGCGAGAAGACCGAAAGTCGACGAAGCAATCCATTAAAATGATTAAATTTGGATTGCTTCGTCGTAGCAATGCTACTCCTCGCAATGACATTTCCTCGCCTAAAACAGCTTCCTCTTCTAACTTCCAACAATTGTGGCGCAAGACGACGAAGCAATCCATTTTTGGTAATTTTTTGGATTGCTTCGTCGCCGCTAAAGCGGCTTCTCGCAATGACGTAGGTTGTTTTTCTACGACTTTTAAATTACCCTACTATTTATGTATTCCTTTGGTAGTGGAATATTCGAAATGTAAGGCTTTACCTTCAAATACCCTGCTATAGGCATGATGTAAACTACTTGCTGCTTCTGCAAAACCAGTAAGAATTAATTTTAATTTTGCTGGATAGCTAGCAATATCACCAATTGCATAAATGCCTGGGATATTAGTTTCGAAATGACCTGACTCGACAATTATATGATTCGTTTTAACATTCAATCCCCAATTTTTTATCGGACCAAGTTCTTGGCTAAGTCCAAAAAATGGCAATAATATATTTGCCGGTAAGGTGCGAATGTTCCCTTCGAAATCTTTTACTCCAACTGCTTCTAGGATGCCATCTTTTCCTGCTAAATGCTCTAATTGATAATTAACTACCAACTCAATTTTGCCATTATCTGCTAATTCTTTCAGTTGTCTTATAGTTTTAGGAGCTGCCCGAAATTTCTCACGTCGATGTACTAGATATATTTTTTTAGCAATTTCACAGAGTGATATTGCCCAGTCTACCGCTGAATCTCCGCCACCAGCTATAACAATTTCTTTGTTGGCTAAATTATTGCGGTTGTTGATAAAATAAAATACTGATTTCCCTTCAAATGCTTCTATACCAACTAGTGGAGGTCTGTTAGGTCCAAAAGAGCCACAGCCAGCAGCTATAATAATAGCTTTAGCAGTTATTGTGACGTTTTTAGAAGTGGTAATTTGAAAATGCTCCTCTTCTCTTTTCAATTGGATAGCTTGCTGTTCGAGATGATAAACCGGATCAAACGGTTTAGCCTGCAATGCCAATTGTGCTACCAGCTCTTCTGCCATAATTTTAGGGTAGGCTGGTATGTCATATATCGGTTTTTCTGGATAAAGTATGCTACATTGCCCGCCTATTATTGCTTGCGAGTCAACAACATGGCAACGCATACCAAGCATTCCAGCTTGAAAAATTGCAAATAACCCAACTGGACCTGCTCCAATTATTATGATATCAGTGTCGTGCATAAAATAAATTTTTATAAATAAAAAAATCGTAAAACTCTTAGTGATACCAGGATATTATGCTAGAATGGATAAATAATCAACTAGGTTGTAAACATTTCTCTTGAAAATTAGGTCTATGATAAATTTTTATTTAGTCATCAATATTTTATTCGTTGCTTTAATGATTTATTTATTGCTTAAAAATATAAATATTTTTGTTAAACTATTAGTGTTGAATAGTTTAACTAGTATAATGACTTTATTCATTTGTTTTCTTGGATCATTTCAAATGAATAATTGTTATTTAGATATTGCTCTAATTTATTTTTTGTTAAGTTTTATAGCAAGTGGAGCATATTTAAAGTATTTTATCGGTCAGTCTAATAATGGGATGTGATGAAAAAAGAAATAGTAATATTAGGTTGTGGTTTAAGTGGCATGCTTACGGCGTTATCGTTTGCCGAGAAGAATATTAAAACTACTATCCTTGAGTATCAATCAATAAATTCTAGTAGCTTTTGTGCTGATATTAGGGCTATTGCCCTAACTCCTGCTTCTTCGCGATTCCTAGAAACGATTAATGTGTGGTCTGAGATTAAGCAAGTAGCTAGCAAAATGTTGGAAATTTATGTTGTTGATAACAAGGCGTCAGAAATGTTGCATTTATACTCAAAGCAGAAGAGTATATACTCAAAGCAGAAGAGTATATACTCAAAGCAGAAGAGTATATACTCAAATGATTTGAGTATACCAAATATCAAAGGCAATGATGCATTAGGTTACATAGTAAAAAACAGTGAATTTAAGCAGATATTACTAGAAAATGTTAAAAAGAACTCATTGATTAACATAATTGATCAGTGTGATTATAAAAAGATTGATAGTAAAGCTGATCGTTCGATCATATATTTGGATAATAATAAGACTATAAATAGTGACTTATTGATTGTTTGTGATGGGCATAATTCTAAAGCACGTCAATATTATTTTTTTAATAAAATAGAGAAAGCATATAACCAAACTGCCTTGACGTTTAATATTAGGCATGAGAAAAATCATGAAAATTGTGCTATTGAACATTTTATGCCATCAGGTCCTTTTGCCATTTTACCTCTTAAGGATCAAAAAACCTCATCTATAGTATGGACTGTCAGTCAAGAGCAAGCTGCATTATTGATGAGTTTACCTAGCGAAGAATTTGAATATTTGGTAGGTAGAAATTGTGGAAATTCTTTAGGCTCTATAGCGGTGGATAGTGATATTAGTTCTTTTCCTCTGAAAGCTCGAATAGCTAGTAAATATTTTCATAATAAAATAGTAGTCGTGGCAGATAGTGCGAAGGTAATTCATCCATTAGCTGGTCAAGCCTTGAATCAGGGCATCAAAGATATTGAGACTTTAACTGGATTAGTGGCTAGTAGTGGTATAAATTCAGCGATGCTAGAGAAATATCAAAAATTAAGGAAAAATGATAATTTTAATATGTATATGATTACTGAGGGATTAAATAGTATTTTTTCAAATCACTCAAAACCCTTATGGTATCTAAGGCGTTTAGGACTTAAAGCTATTGATAATATACAGCCTATTAAGAATTTGTTAGTAGAGTATGCCATGGGTCAAAGGTTTAATCTGAAAAATTAGAAGGTTATGCAAAAAAAGTTCAAAATACCAGTTGACAGGATGGTAGATTTTGCATATAATTACTCCTACGAAAAGATGAACACTAATTGTTCGTAGCTGTTTTTAAAAGTAAATAATCAGATATAGGTAGTGACAGCAAAATGTACTTATCACTAAAAGTGGTAAATTAAACCTGTCAATTTTTTGAATAAAAAGTAGACAGAATCAAACTTGAGAGTTTGATCCTGGCTCAGAACGAACGCTTTCGGTATGCTTAACACATGCAAGTTGAACGAATTAATTTTAGGGCTTGCCCTAAAGTCATTAATTAGTAGCAAACGGGTGAGTAACACGTGGGAATCTACCCATCAGTACGGAATAACATTTAGAAATAAATGCTAATACCGTATATTCTCTTCGGAGGAAAGATTTATCGCTGATGGATGAGCCCGCGTCAGATTAGGTAGTTGGTAGGGTAATGGCCTACCAAGCCAACGATCTGTAGCTGGTCTGAGAGGATGATCAGCCACACTGGGACTGAGACACGGCCCAGACTCCTACGGGAGGCAGCAGTGGGGAATATTGGACAATGGGCGAAAGCCTGATCCAGCAATACCGAGTGGGTGACGAAGGCCTTAGGGTTGTAAAGCCCTTTTCAGCAGGGAAGATAATGACGGTACCTGACCAAGAAAGCCCCGGCTAACTCCGTGCCAGCAGCCGCGGTAAGACGGAGGGGGCTAGCGTTGTTCGGAATTACTGGGCGTAAAGAGTGCGTAGGCGGTTTAGTAAGTTGGAAGTGAAAGCCCGAGGCTTAACCTCGGAACTGCTTTCAAAACTACTAATCTAGAGTGTAGTAGGGGATGATGGAATTCCTAGTGTAGAGGTGAAATTCTTAGATATTAGGAGGAACACCGGTGGCGAAGGCGGTCATCTAGGCTACAACTGACGCTGATGCACGAAAGCGTGGGGAGCAAACAGGATTAGATACCCTGGTAGTCCACGCCGTAAACGATGAGTGCTAGATATCGGGAGAAATTCTTTCGGTTTCGTAGCTAACGCATTAAGCACTCCGCCTGGGGAGTACGGTCGCAAGATTAAAACTCAAAGGAATTGACGGGGGCTCGCACAAGCGGTGGAGCATGCGGTTTAATTCGATGTTACGCGAAAAACCTTACCAACCCTTGACATGGTGGTCGCGGGAAGCAGAGATGCATCCCTTCAGTTCGGCTGGACCACACACAGGTGTTGCATGGCTGTCGTCAGCTCGTGTCGTGAGATGTTGGGTTAAGTCCCGCAACGAGCGCAACCCTCATTCTTATTTGCCAGCGGGTAATGCCGGGAACTATAAGGAAACTGCCGGTGATAAGCCGGAGGAAGGTGGGGACGATGTCAAGTCATCATGGCCCTTATGGGTTGGGCTACACGCGTGCTACAATGGTATCCACAGAGGGAAGCAATACGGTGACGTGGAGCAAATCCCTAAAAGATATCTCAGTTCGGATTGTTCTCTGCAACTCGAGAACATGAAGTTGGAATCGCTAGTAATCGCGGATCAGCATGCCGCGGTGAATACGTTCTCGGGCCTTGTACACACTGCCCGTCACGCCATGGGAGTTGGTTTTACCTGAAGGTGGTGAGCTAACGTAAGAGGCAGCCAACCACGGTAAAATTAGCGACTGGGGTGAAGTCGTAACAAGGTAGCCGTAGGGGAACCTGCGGCTGGATTACCTCCTTTAAAGACTTAACATAGCAAATATTACTTTTGTAATATTTGCCTAAGTTCGACTTTCGCTGTCACTACCTTTAACTGATTGTTTATTAAGCTTTTAAAAACAGCTATTTCTTTAATTTTTCCTTTGTACATTTATACTCTTTCCGTCAGTGCGCCAAGCAAAGTTCGTAAGTAACAGCTAGTGAGAATCCAGTCTACGTAAAGAATAGCCAACAGCGTAGAACCAAAATTTATAGTAGATAGTCTCCCCGTCAGAAGTCTAGAGATATAAGTATCTAAGGCACTTTATTGAGCCTTAAGTCGAATACATGACTGCATTTGCTTTTTTTCTGTCAAGTATTATTTTTTTCTTGCATTTTTGGGTAGTTCCATACATGACGGTTAGAGAATTTACTCAATCTACAACTGTAGTACTAATCTTGTAGATTTAAAATTATGAATGTTAAATTATTGATTATGCATAATTTAAGGTTGTAATATGTTGTAGTTTTTAACTTTCAACAGTTGTGACGTTAAGATGACGAAGCAATTTTTAATCACTTTTATCGCTTAGTTGCTACTATAAGTAGCTCATCGCTAATAGACACAAAATGCTAGTTTGGTTAGCTATACTGCTGTTCAATTTTTTGACTACTTAATTTTGTTTGTATAACTATAATAATATATTGCTTTAAAAATCATGATTCCCAATACCCAACTTGAAATTATTAATTCTATTATTTTATATTTTGTGGCTAGCTCTGGCTTTACAGCTTGCATATACCCAAAAAAATATTTGATTGAAAAGATGATGATTATCAATAGGAATGGTTGCCATGAGCCTGGAATAATTATTTTATTATTATTAATTTGTATAGGAGGTTTATCAAAAAATTGCCAATTAACAATAATCGAGATAATCAGTACTATAAAAAATAACACTAAGTCTTTTACATTAGAATACTCCTTTATAGAAAATAACAAGAACACGACAGGAGAAATAAATAATCTTAGTGGGAATACAACTCTTTGCTTAGTTGCTTTAACTCCTATAAAAACTAAGTAACCAAATAATAAGTATACATATAATGGTGTAGCCTTTAAAAAATATAAGACTTGCATGTTTGTTCCTTATAAATTCAAATGGTTAACATAATATAGCTAACCCTATTAGGTTCTTGCTATTGTTATAAGTTCCTAAATATTAATCGGATTAGCTATAACACTATTATCCTAGTTATACAATTTTTAAAAATTCCTCTAACTCTACAATAGTAGAAACATTAATCAAATTAAATTTATGATCCGTTTTTTTCAGCATATTCGTTAGAACCTTACCCGCACCGATTTCAACTATTTGTTCTATTTTTAGATGTTCTAATTTATCCAAGGTTTGACGCCACCTCACTCTACCACAAATTTGTGAGATTAAGTTTTGTTTTATTTCTATAGGATTAGTTGTTGGCTTAGCTGTAACATTTTGTATTACCGGAACAAACGGTTTGTTGATTGTTATTTTATCTAAAGCCTTTGCCATTTCATCTTCTGCCGGCTTCATCAAACCACAATGAAAAGGAGAGCTTACATTCAATTTAATAGCTTTATACCCTAAATCTTTCACAATAGACATTACCCGCTGCACCGCTATAATCTCCCCGCTAATTACTACCTGCCCCTCTATATTATCGTTAGCTATATCAAAGTTATCAACCTCTTTAACGATCTCTTCAAGCTTCCCTAGAGGAATGCCTATACATGCCGCCATTAAACCTTTGCCTAACGGATATGCTTCTTGCATGGACTTACTACGTACTGTTAGCAATTCGGTAGTCACTTGTATATCTATACTTTCCGCTGTACATAATGCACTATATTCTCCTAAAGAATGACCGGCAACATATGAACACAGATTACTAATATTTTTATTTGTTTGTTGTTTAATGACGTTCACTATTGCCATAGATATGGTCATTAATGCTGGTTGGGCATTAGTTGTCAGAGTCAAATCTTCACTTGGTCCATCAAAGATAATCTGACTTAATTTTCTGCCAAGAGTATCATCAACAATTTCAAAAGTCTCTCTTGCTACTTGAAAATTATCATAAAACTCTTTTCCCATACCAACTATTTGCGATCCTTGACCAGGGAAGACAAATGCTCTATTCATAATAACACCTTAATAATAATTATAATTTATACACTGCCGATTATGAGAATTCAGACAACACTGTCAATAGTTTTAATAATTCTAGAGCTATTAATATCAGAGTCAATAGCATACTCAAATGATTTGAGTACATTTGACTATGTTAAAGAAACTTTTATCCATCTAAACAACAAAGAATGGCAAGATTGTCAGAAGATGGCAAAAGCCTCAAAAGATCCAGCTTTAATCAAAATTGTTCTGTCTCAACAGTTCCTAGACCAAGATTATAAGAAAAATAGCTTTGCATCGGTAATAAAATTCATACAAGACAATCCCCACTGGCCACAGGTCAATAGACTAAAGGAGAAGGCTGAGCAATATTTAAATTATGACACAGACAAAACTTTAATCGTTAATTGGTTTAGTAAAAACGAGCCAATTACTGCTTTAGGCTATAAGTTCTACGCTTTAGCTAGTAAAAAATTAATAAAAGATCAACAAAAATTAGCGAAGATTATAAGAAATGGTTGGATTTATGGAGCCTTTACTGAACAAGAAGAAAAAGAGTATTTGATTAATTTCAAAAATATATTACGTGAAGAAGATCATGTGAAAAAGATTGATCAATATTTATGGGCAGCGGATATTAATAGTGCCAAAAAATATATGCATTATGTGGGTAAAGGCTATAAACAAAATTTCCTTGCCCAAATTTCTATACTAAACCAGTCTAGTAACGGTGAAAAACTTTTTCAAAAACTACCAGAA comes from Candidatus Tisiphia endosymbiont of Nemotelus nigrinus and encodes:
- a CDS encoding FAD-dependent monooxygenase, producing MKKEIVILGCGLSGMLTALSFAEKNIKTTILEYQSINSSSFCADIRAIALTPASSRFLETINVWSEIKQVASKMLEIYVVDNKASEMLHLYSKQKSIYSKQKSIYSKQKSIYSNDLSIPNIKGNDALGYIVKNSEFKQILLENVKKNSLINIIDQCDYKKIDSKADRSIIYLDNNKTINSDLLIVCDGHNSKARQYYFFNKIEKAYNQTALTFNIRHEKNHENCAIEHFMPSGPFAILPLKDQKTSSIVWTVSQEQAALLMSLPSEEFEYLVGRNCGNSLGSIAVDSDISSFPLKARIASKYFHNKIVVVADSAKVIHPLAGQALNQGIKDIETLTGLVASSGINSAMLEKYQKLRKNDNFNMYMITEGLNSIFSNHSKPLWYLRRLGLKAIDNIQPIKNLLVEYAMGQRFNLKN
- the fabD gene encoding ACP S-malonyltransferase — translated: MNRAFVFPGQGSQIVGMGKEFYDNFQVARETFEIVDDTLGRKLSQIIFDGPSEDLTLTTNAQPALMTISMAIVNVIKQQTNKNISNLCSYVAGHSLGEYSALCTAESIDIQVTTELLTVRSKSMQEAYPLGKGLMAACIGIPLGKLEEIVKEVDNFDIANDNIEGQVVISGEIIAVQRVMSIVKDLGYKAIKLNVSSPFHCGLMKPAEDEMAKALDKITINKPFVPVIQNVTAKPTTNPIEIKQNLISQICGRVRWRQTLDKLEHLKIEQIVEIGAGKVLTNMLKKTDHKFNLINVSTIVELEEFLKIV